The following coding sequences lie in one Haladaptatus sp. DJG-WS-42 genomic window:
- a CDS encoding methyltransferase domain-containing protein, protein MPTRDASRHEEFRELLVLWAARKSGILDAVMTKAGTPETVAREANVTERAARITLEALSERGFLKQLGEEYEPTNRALGFFAKTDLNSIGRLSHELDALDRWVALPDAMETGEQTPEPPEWTVNKLGAHAAMDEATVRALVTAAVHFHDGGTRVLDVGGGAGPYALEFARRGYDVTLRDTPAVIERDRPQLRHEDVSFAEGAFGDPISGTYDLIFAGGVAHWHGPEAVQSFVKHAANALDTGGSLVLTDFVRGRAPNAALVGAHMLAQSAHGDTYTESQFREWLSVASFKQLRVESIPGTDVQLVGGRRAID, encoded by the coding sequence ATGCCCACACGAGACGCCAGTCGCCACGAAGAATTTCGTGAACTGCTCGTCCTCTGGGCCGCCCGCAAATCGGGAATTCTCGACGCCGTGATGACGAAAGCCGGGACGCCGGAAACCGTCGCTCGCGAAGCGAACGTGACCGAGCGCGCTGCGCGCATCACCCTTGAAGCACTCTCTGAGCGCGGCTTTCTCAAACAGCTGGGCGAGGAGTACGAACCGACGAACCGCGCACTCGGCTTTTTCGCGAAAACTGACCTGAACTCGATCGGCCGTCTTTCACACGAACTCGATGCGCTCGACCGCTGGGTGGCGCTTCCAGACGCGATGGAAACCGGAGAACAGACGCCCGAACCGCCAGAGTGGACGGTGAACAAACTTGGGGCACACGCTGCAATGGACGAGGCGACGGTGCGGGCACTCGTGACTGCCGCCGTTCACTTCCACGACGGCGGCACGCGCGTCCTCGACGTAGGCGGTGGCGCGGGACCCTACGCGCTCGAATTCGCCCGCAGAGGCTACGACGTGACGCTCCGCGACACGCCAGCAGTCATCGAGCGCGACCGCCCGCAGTTGCGCCACGAAGACGTGTCGTTTGCGGAGGGTGCGTTCGGCGACCCGATTTCCGGAACCTACGACCTCATCTTCGCCGGTGGTGTCGCCCACTGGCACGGCCCCGAAGCCGTGCAATCGTTCGTCAAGCACGCAGCAAACGCGCTCGATACGGGCGGGTCGCTCGTGCTCACTGACTTTGTGCGTGGCCGCGCGCCGAACGCCGCACTGGTCGGCGCACACATGCTCGCCCAGAGCGCGCATGGCGATACGTACACAGAAAGTCAATTTCGAGAGTGGTTATCCGTGGCTAGTTTCAAGCAACTTCGCGTCGAATCCATCCCCGGAACGGACGTTCAACTCGTTGGCGGCAGGCGCGCCATTGATTAG
- the katG gene encoding catalase/peroxidase HPI, protein MTQGSDHDWWPNKLNVNVLDQNARTSNPMDEDFDYAAEFENLDLDAVKEDIQALMTESQAWWPADYGHYGPLFIRMAWHSAGTYRTSDGRGGASDGAQRFAPLNSWPDNVNLDKARRLLWPVKQKYGQQLSWADLLVLTGNVALESMGFETFGFAGGRVDTYAPDEAVDWGPEEEWLGDDRHTEDGDLEGPLAADHMGLIYVNPEGPNGEPDPRAAAEYIRQTFDRMAMNDEETVALIAGGHTFGKTHGAAPDDSLGPDPEGAPIEQQGLGWESSHGSGKGPDTITSGLEGAWTDAPISWDSGFLDNLFSYEWELEKSPAGAWQWKAKDEAAQDTVPDAHNSSKKHAPMMLTTDLALKEDPAYRKIAKRFHENPDEFQDAFARAWYKLTHRDMGPPTRFLGPEVPDEELLWQDPVPDVDHELIGDDEIAALKKQLLASDLSVSQLVKTAWAAASTYRDSDKRGGANGARLRLKPQKNWEVNEPEQLAKVLEALEGIQEDFNSSRSDGVHVSLADLIVLGGNAAIEQAAKDAGYDVTVPFEPGRTDASQDQTDVDSFDVLKPTADGFRNYLGDEADKPAEELLVDKAELLDLTAPEMTVLVGGMRALGANYKASDLGVFTDRPETLTNDFFVNLLDMGTEWEATADAENVFVGTDRDTNEQTWKATRVDLIFGSNSRLRAIAEVYGGADAEEKFVHDFVETWSKVMRNDRFDLE, encoded by the coding sequence ATGACGCAAGGATCTGACCACGACTGGTGGCCGAATAAATTGAACGTGAACGTTCTCGACCAGAACGCTCGCACGAGCAATCCAATGGACGAGGACTTCGACTACGCAGCGGAGTTCGAGAACCTGGACCTCGACGCCGTGAAGGAGGACATCCAGGCGCTGATGACCGAATCCCAAGCGTGGTGGCCAGCAGACTACGGCCACTACGGCCCGCTGTTCATCCGGATGGCGTGGCACAGCGCCGGCACGTACCGCACCAGCGACGGTCGCGGTGGCGCATCCGACGGCGCACAGCGCTTTGCGCCTCTCAACAGTTGGCCCGACAACGTGAACCTCGACAAGGCGCGCCGTCTGCTCTGGCCGGTCAAACAGAAGTACGGCCAGCAGCTCTCGTGGGCCGACCTCCTCGTTCTGACAGGGAACGTCGCCCTCGAATCGATGGGATTCGAGACGTTCGGCTTCGCTGGCGGGCGTGTGGACACGTACGCGCCCGACGAGGCCGTCGATTGGGGGCCAGAAGAAGAATGGCTCGGAGACGACCGTCACACGGAAGACGGTGACCTCGAAGGGCCGCTCGCCGCAGACCACATGGGCCTCATCTACGTGAATCCGGAGGGGCCAAACGGCGAACCAGACCCACGCGCGGCAGCAGAGTACATCCGCCAGACGTTCGATCGCATGGCGATGAACGACGAGGAAACGGTCGCACTCATCGCCGGTGGACACACGTTCGGGAAAACCCACGGTGCGGCCCCCGACGATAGCCTCGGTCCAGACCCAGAAGGCGCTCCAATCGAACAGCAGGGGCTTGGCTGGGAGAGCAGTCACGGCAGCGGCAAGGGTCCCGACACGATTACCAGTGGGCTGGAAGGCGCGTGGACCGACGCGCCGATTTCGTGGGACAGCGGCTTCCTCGACAACCTGTTCAGCTACGAGTGGGAGTTAGAGAAGAGTCCTGCCGGTGCGTGGCAGTGGAAAGCCAAAGACGAGGCTGCACAGGACACCGTGCCGGACGCACACAATTCATCGAAGAAGCACGCGCCGATGATGCTCACGACGGACCTCGCGCTCAAAGAGGACCCTGCGTATCGCAAGATTGCAAAGCGCTTCCACGAAAACCCGGACGAGTTCCAGGACGCCTTCGCACGCGCGTGGTACAAACTGACCCACCGCGACATGGGCCCGCCAACTCGATTCCTCGGCCCAGAGGTTCCCGACGAGGAACTGCTGTGGCAAGACCCCGTCCCTGACGTTGACCACGAACTGATTGGCGATGACGAGATTGCCGCGCTCAAGAAGCAACTCCTCGCGTCTGACCTCTCCGTCTCGCAACTGGTCAAGACTGCCTGGGCGGCGGCCTCGACGTACCGCGACAGCGACAAGCGTGGTGGCGCGAACGGCGCTCGCCTTCGCCTCAAACCGCAGAAGAACTGGGAGGTCAACGAACCGGAGCAACTGGCGAAAGTGCTGGAAGCGCTGGAAGGCATTCAGGAAGACTTCAACAGTTCGCGCTCCGATGGCGTGCACGTCTCGCTCGCAGACCTCATCGTACTTGGCGGCAACGCAGCAATCGAGCAGGCGGCGAAGGATGCTGGATACGACGTGACGGTTCCGTTCGAACCGGGGCGAACGGACGCCTCGCAAGACCAGACTGATGTCGACTCGTTCGACGTGCTCAAACCGACCGCCGACGGCTTCCGCAACTACCTCGGCGACGAGGCCGACAAACCGGCGGAGGAACTGCTGGTTGACAAGGCAGAACTCCTCGACTTGACGGCTCCAGAGATGACGGTGCTGGTCGGCGGGATGCGCGCCCTCGGTGCGAACTACAAGGCGTCCGATCTCGGTGTCTTCACCGACCGACCCGAAACGCTGACCAACGACTTCTTCGTGAACCTGCTCGACATGGGCACGGAGTGGGAAGCGACTGCGGACGCTGAGAACGTGTTCGTGGGAACCGACCGTGACACGAACGAGCAGACATGGAAGGCAACCCGCGTAGACCTCATCTTCGGGTCGAACTCCCGCCTTCGCGCCATCGCGGAAGTTTACGGCGGTGCCGACGCAGAGGAGAAATTCGTCCACGACTTCGTCGAGACGTGGAGCAAAGTGATGCGCAACGACCGGTTCGACCTCGAATAG
- a CDS encoding HVO_0476 family zinc finger protein, translated as MSTHSDRVAVVCPSCSPTLETVHEVLKPGSGQVTVRCTECDHVHKTTIETESTIEKMVVVSQDGDSFKATVSAPPAEKSAVGEEFIVETDEAILTVRITSIELDGGQRVEEAEIKDIKTFWTRAVDNISVNVTMHPNDGRRDETKSLKIQVPGDYEFTVGRKEELDGEEFTVEGIMIRDDAEGYDREQFDFGGDTANAKDIKRLYVRDESSTAWSAW; from the coding sequence ATGAGTACCCATTCAGACCGCGTGGCCGTGGTCTGCCCTTCGTGTTCGCCGACGCTCGAAACCGTCCACGAGGTGCTAAAGCCCGGCAGCGGACAGGTTACCGTCCGCTGTACCGAGTGTGACCACGTCCACAAGACAACTATCGAAACCGAATCCACCATCGAGAAGATGGTGGTCGTCTCACAGGACGGCGACTCGTTCAAAGCAACCGTCAGCGCCCCACCAGCCGAGAAGAGCGCGGTGGGCGAGGAGTTCATCGTCGAAACCGACGAGGCTATCCTCACCGTCCGCATCACGAGCATCGAACTCGACGGCGGTCAGCGCGTCGAGGAAGCAGAAATCAAGGACATCAAAACGTTCTGGACGCGCGCGGTGGACAACATCAGCGTGAACGTCACGATGCACCCGAACGACGGCCGGCGTGACGAGACCAAGAGCCTGAAGATTCAGGTGCCCGGCGACTACGAGTTCACCGTTGGTCGCAAAGAAGAGCTAGACGGCGAGGAGTTCACCGTCGAGGGCATCATGATTCGCGACGACGCAGAGGGTTACGACCGCGAGCAGTTCGACTTCGGCGGCGACACGGCAAACGCGAAAGACATCAAACGCCTCTACGTCCGCGACGAGAGTTCGACCGCCTGGTCCGCCTGGTAA
- a CDS encoding aminopeptidase, with protein MTTRATDADLAAAAETAIGQCLNLQADESCLIVTDDKRERIGEALYDAARAVTTDATIMRYPPLSQHGEEPSAPVAAALREADVFLAPTTKSLSHTRARGNANDAGARGATLPGITEEVFTTGLDADYENIKETSYDTIAKVENAAEVRVTSPQGTDITFAFGDRKWLADTGIVHKPGHFSNLPAGEVFISPVTANGTFVVDGTMMPYGLLEPGQELSFTVEDGSVTEVSDDDIRGQIETAAAEVGQDAYNLAELGIGTNVAVADLVGSVLLDEKAAGTVHIAIGDDAGIGGDVSAPLHLDGILREPTVYADGVEIELPQPTQT; from the coding sequence ATGACAACTCGCGCGACCGACGCGGACCTCGCCGCCGCCGCAGAAACCGCCATCGGCCAGTGTCTCAACCTCCAAGCTGACGAAAGCTGCCTCATCGTCACCGACGACAAACGCGAGCGCATCGGCGAGGCGCTCTACGACGCCGCCCGCGCGGTGACCACAGACGCGACCATCATGCGCTATCCGCCGCTCAGCCAGCACGGCGAAGAGCCCTCCGCGCCCGTCGCCGCCGCCTTGCGCGAAGCCGACGTATTTCTCGCACCGACCACGAAGAGCCTGAGCCACACCCGCGCCCGCGGGAACGCGAACGACGCCGGGGCGCGCGGCGCGACGCTACCGGGCATCACCGAAGAGGTGTTCACCACCGGCCTTGACGCCGACTACGAGAATATCAAAGAGACCTCCTACGACACGATTGCGAAGGTCGAAAACGCAGCCGAAGTGCGCGTCACCTCCCCGCAGGGGACGGACATCACCTTCGCGTTCGGTGACCGCAAGTGGCTCGCAGACACCGGCATCGTCCACAAGCCCGGTCACTTCTCGAACCTACCCGCAGGCGAAGTGTTCATCAGCCCGGTCACCGCAAACGGGACGTTCGTCGTGGACGGGACGATGATGCCCTACGGCCTGCTCGAACCCGGCCAAGAACTTTCGTTTACCGTCGAAGACGGCTCCGTGACCGAGGTGAGTGACGACGACATCCGCGGGCAAATCGAGACGGCCGCAGCAGAAGTCGGACAGGACGCCTACAACCTCGCGGAACTCGGCATCGGGACGAACGTCGCGGTTGCAGATCTCGTCGGCTCCGTTCTCTTAGACGAGAAGGCCGCTGGGACGGTTCACATCGCCATTGGCGACGACGCAGGAATTGGTGGCGACGTGTCCGCCCCACTCCACCTTGATGGCATCCTGCGCGAACCAACCGTGTACGCAGACGGCGTGGAAATCGAGCTTCCACAGCCAACACAGACCTGA
- a CDS encoding type II glyceraldehyde-3-phosphate dehydrogenase, producing the protein MIQVGINGYGTIGKRVADAVRAQDDMEVIGVAKTRPNFEAETAVNKGYPLYAAIEERAPLFEEAGLELAGMVEELIDAADIIVDATPSGIGAQNKELYDEYETPALYQGGEDADLVDASFNARGNFSAVEGADHVRVVSCNTTGLSRLAAPLEEAFGIEKMRVTLVRRGGDPGQTSRGPINDILPNPITLPSHHGPDVKTIFPDLSIDTLGMKVPATLMHTHSVNVSLESEPTADEVRDLLAEESRLFLIPAHMNIDGAGKLKELAHDIGRPRGDLWENCIWDESISMEGNDLYLFQAIHQESDVVPENVDAIRAVLGTADATESVEKTNEAMGMGI; encoded by the coding sequence ATGATACAAGTCGGGATTAACGGCTACGGTACAATTGGCAAGCGCGTGGCAGATGCAGTCCGCGCCCAAGACGACATGGAAGTCATCGGCGTCGCAAAGACGCGACCGAACTTCGAGGCCGAAACCGCGGTCAACAAGGGCTACCCGCTTTATGCCGCCATCGAAGAACGCGCCCCACTGTTCGAGGAAGCCGGACTCGAACTCGCCGGGATGGTCGAAGAACTCATCGACGCCGCAGACATCATCGTCGACGCCACGCCCTCTGGCATCGGCGCGCAGAACAAGGAACTCTACGACGAGTACGAAACGCCCGCGCTCTATCAGGGTGGCGAGGACGCTGACCTCGTCGATGCGAGTTTCAACGCCCGCGGCAACTTCTCAGCAGTCGAAGGCGCAGACCACGTCCGCGTCGTCTCGTGTAACACGACCGGCCTCTCCCGACTGGCCGCTCCGCTCGAAGAGGCGTTCGGCATCGAGAAGATGCGCGTCACGCTCGTCCGCCGCGGCGGCGACCCCGGCCAGACCTCCCGTGGCCCAATCAACGACATCCTCCCGAACCCGATTACCCTGCCCTCTCACCACGGTCCCGACGTGAAGACCATCTTCCCCGACCTCTCGATTGACACGCTCGGCATGAAGGTTCCAGCGACGCTCATGCACACTCACAGCGTCAACGTCTCGCTCGAATCCGAGCCAACCGCAGACGAAGTGCGCGACCTCTTAGCCGAGGAATCGCGCCTCTTCCTCATCCCCGCGCACATGAACATTGATGGTGCGGGCAAACTCAAGGAACTCGCCCACGACATTGGCCGCCCGCGCGGCGACCTCTGGGAGAACTGCATCTGGGACGAATCCATCAGCATGGAAGGCAACGACCTCTACCTGTTCCAGGCAATCCACCAAGAATCGGACGTCGTTCCCGAGAACGTAGACGCCATCCGCGCCGTCCTCGGCACCGCAGACGCCACAGAGAGCGTCGAAAAGACCAACGAAGCGATGGGCATGGGTATCTAA
- a CDS encoding Hsp20/alpha crystallin family protein, translating to MKRRDDRDPFDDLFREIERMMNDVIGDDVDVNVERDEAGNAHVSVYEEDDVVRVIADLPGVEKDQIDLKCDGKTLTIAAESETREYDEHVSLPVRVDEHSATATYNNGVLEVTLQRAEDSADISVN from the coding sequence ATGAAACGACGAGATGACCGCGACCCGTTCGACGACCTCTTCCGGGAAATCGAGCGGATGATGAACGACGTTATCGGCGACGACGTGGACGTTAACGTAGAACGCGACGAAGCGGGCAACGCCCACGTCTCCGTGTACGAGGAAGACGATGTTGTTCGCGTCATCGCAGACCTTCCCGGCGTCGAAAAAGACCAAATCGACTTAAAATGCGACGGTAAAACGCTGACCATCGCAGCAGAAAGTGAGACCCGCGAGTACGACGAGCACGTCTCGCTACCCGTGCGCGTAGACGAACACTCTGCGACAGCCACCTACAACAACGGCGTCCTCGAAGTGACCCTCCAGCGCGCAGAAGACTCTGCTGACATCAGCGTCAACTAA
- a CDS encoding RimK family alpha-L-glutamate ligase translates to MLRLAVATNKETYDRLQTPLEKRGITVEHVKTRERTISLTEPWDGFDVGFVYPTRIMEGGVADALLDVPWVNDREAILTSRNKAGVIAALARKGLPVPETTMVSNPTERGDIEAVFEAFETPVVVKPNSTTRGTGVVKVHDADSFLGVSDYLSLIHDYRATGDKSFLVQEYVEDARDYRVMVLDGEYVGAVERRLPGDSNHWKHNVHRGAKATGVDLPDHLKELAEQTATALDIPLLGVDLLVTDDRAVINETNARPTIDDPEKYVPGFYDRLAGVIRETAEGNSD, encoded by the coding sequence ATGCTCCGTCTCGCGGTTGCGACGAACAAGGAAACCTACGACCGGCTGCAAACACCGCTCGAAAAACGAGGGATTACTGTAGAACACGTCAAGACCAGAGAACGGACGATTTCACTCACCGAGCCGTGGGACGGCTTCGACGTTGGCTTCGTCTACCCTACACGCATCATGGAGGGTGGCGTTGCAGACGCCCTCCTCGACGTCCCGTGGGTCAACGACCGCGAGGCGATTCTTACCTCTCGGAACAAGGCAGGTGTCATCGCCGCACTCGCCCGGAAGGGACTCCCCGTTCCGGAAACGACGATGGTCTCGAATCCGACCGAGCGCGGCGACATCGAAGCCGTTTTCGAGGCGTTCGAGACGCCCGTCGTCGTCAAGCCGAACTCCACGACCCGGGGAACCGGTGTCGTGAAAGTCCACGACGCAGACTCCTTTCTCGGTGTTTCTGACTACCTCTCGCTCATCCACGACTACCGTGCGACCGGCGACAAGTCGTTTCTCGTCCAAGAGTACGTAGAAGACGCGCGGGATTACCGCGTGATGGTGCTCGACGGCGAGTACGTCGGCGCGGTCGAACGCCGCCTACCCGGAGACAGCAACCACTGGAAACACAACGTCCACCGAGGTGCAAAAGCGACGGGTGTAGACCTCCCTGACCACCTCAAAGAACTCGCAGAACAGACCGCAACAGCGCTCGACATTCCGCTTTTGGGGGTTGATTTACTCGTCACCGACGACCGCGCGGTGATAAATGAGACAAACGCGCGACCCACGATTGACGACCCAGAAAAGTACGTTCCGGGCTTCTACGACCGGCTCGCTGGCGTGATTCGAGAAACTGCAGAAGGGAATAGCGATTAG
- a CDS encoding 50S ribosomal protein L16, translating into MADKPASMYRDIDKPSYTRREYITGIPGSKVAQYKMGAVDADPDDYPVQISLVLEEACQIRHGSLEAARLSANRALIKHLGEGNYKMILRKFPHQVLRENKQATGAGADRVSDGMRLAFGKPVGTAARIPNGERLFTAWCDVDQAPVVKDALRRAYNKVSPPCRVVVERGEELLVA; encoded by the coding sequence ATGGCCGACAAACCTGCCTCGATGTACCGGGACATCGACAAGCCGTCGTACACCCGACGAGAGTACATCACCGGAATCCCCGGTTCCAAAGTCGCACAGTACAAGATGGGTGCCGTGGACGCAGACCCTGACGACTACCCAGTCCAGATCTCCCTCGTCTTAGAGGAAGCCTGCCAGATTCGCCACGGGTCGCTCGAAGCCGCCCGCCTGAGCGCGAACCGCGCACTCATCAAGCACCTCGGTGAGGGCAACTACAAGATGATTCTTCGAAAGTTCCCCCACCAAGTGCTCCGCGAGAACAAACAGGCAACCGGTGCGGGTGCAGACCGTGTTTCTGACGGGATGCGCCTCGCGTTCGGGAAGCCAGTCGGCACCGCCGCACGCATCCCGAACGGTGAGCGCCTGTTCACCGCGTGGTGTGACGTAGACCAGGCACCTGTCGTGAAGGACGCCCTTCGCCGTGCCTACAACAAGGTCTCCCCACCATGCCGCGTCGTCGTCGAGCGCGGTGAAGAACTGCTCGTCGCCTAA
- a CDS encoding glutathione S-transferase family protein, with amino-acid sequence MKMFKDGEWGHHYESTNESGEFERQSTMFRDWVEADPDAAYPAEAGRYHLYVSWACPWAHRTALIRSLRGLEDVVSMDVVDPYRDEGGWQFTPDKAGCTADSLNDFDYLRETYLAADPNVTGRVTVPVLWDKKTGTIVNNESKEILRMLDTAFAAFGNDVTLYPEGSHEAVDTITEAIYAPINNGVYRAGFANSQTAYENAVTELFDSLDHWEEVLSDQRYLAGDKLTEADICMFTTLVRFDPVYVTHFRCNLRRIVDYPNLWNYLKDLYQTPGVAETVNLEHIKEHYFTTHESLNPKQIIPKGPVLDFEAPHDRDRLAGGPPAALIQ; translated from the coding sequence ATGAAGATGTTCAAAGATGGTGAGTGGGGCCATCATTACGAGTCGACGAACGAGTCCGGCGAGTTCGAGCGCCAGTCCACGATGTTCCGCGACTGGGTGGAAGCCGACCCAGACGCTGCGTACCCCGCCGAAGCCGGGCGCTACCACCTCTACGTCTCGTGGGCGTGTCCGTGGGCACACCGCACCGCGCTCATCCGTAGCCTCCGCGGCCTCGAAGACGTCGTCTCGATGGACGTGGTTGACCCCTACCGCGACGAAGGCGGCTGGCAGTTCACGCCCGACAAAGCCGGGTGTACCGCAGATTCACTCAACGACTTCGACTACCTGCGTGAGACGTACCTCGCTGCCGACCCGAACGTCACTGGGCGCGTGACCGTCCCGGTTCTCTGGGACAAGAAAACGGGTACCATCGTCAACAACGAGTCAAAAGAAATCCTCCGGATGCTCGACACCGCCTTCGCCGCGTTCGGAAACGACGTGACGCTCTACCCCGAGGGCTCCCACGAGGCGGTGGATACCATCACCGAGGCCATCTACGCACCCATCAACAACGGTGTCTACCGCGCTGGGTTCGCCAATTCACAGACGGCCTACGAGAACGCCGTCACCGAACTGTTCGACAGTCTCGACCACTGGGAGGAGGTACTCTCAGACCAGCGCTACCTCGCGGGGGACAAACTGACCGAGGCGGACATCTGCATGTTCACGACGCTCGTGCGCTTTGACCCGGTGTACGTCACCCACTTCCGGTGTAACCTCCGGCGCATCGTTGACTACCCGAACCTCTGGAACTACCTCAAAGACCTCTACCAGACCCCCGGCGTCGCGGAGACGGTGAACCTCGAACACATCAAAGAACACTACTTCACGACCCACGAGAGCCTAAATCCGAAGCAAATCATCCCGAAGGGGCCGGTGCTCGACTTCGAAGCGCCGCACGACCGCGACCGCCTCGCGGGCGGGCCACCTGCTGCGCTCATTCAGTAA
- a CDS encoding Hsp20/alpha crystallin family protein, with translation MRINDRFDEMDRLMEQMRERMMRSPLGGMEWSDFTPEFRHAGSNMTLETDEEGYVVLADMPGFEKEELDVRFDNSVLTITGTHEATDEYTSQRRQVHEQMTIPGEIREADITASYRNGVLEIHLPTEETMDDSSHRIEIND, from the coding sequence ATGCGAATCAACGACCGCTTTGACGAGATGGACCGCCTGATGGAACAGATGCGCGAGCGAATGATGCGCTCGCCCCTTGGCGGCATGGAGTGGAGTGACTTCACTCCCGAATTCCGCCACGCAGGGAGCAACATGACCCTCGAAACCGACGAGGAAGGCTACGTCGTCCTCGCGGACATGCCGGGCTTCGAGAAGGAAGAACTCGACGTTCGCTTCGACAACAGCGTGCTCACGATTACGGGCACCCACGAGGCAACAGACGAGTACACCTCCCAGCGCCGCCAGGTGCACGAGCAGATGACGATTCCCGGCGAGATTCGGGAAGCCGACATCACCGCGTCGTACCGCAACGGCGTCCTCGAAATCCACCTCCCAACCGAAGAAACGATGGACGACAGCAGCCACCGCATCGAGATTAACGACTGA
- a CDS encoding universal stress protein: protein MYQNILLPTDGSAGTQKAIEQAINLASTYDATLHALYVIDTAAFAPEVDVGLIIDTLETNGGQAVADIKDQAVEAGIVTETTIESGSPHREILRYIEDNDIDLVVMGTHGRKGLGRYLLGSVTEKVVRSSPVPCLTVRMTEIDD from the coding sequence ATGTACCAAAACATTTTGCTCCCCACTGACGGAAGCGCCGGCACGCAAAAGGCTATCGAGCAGGCGATTAACCTTGCTTCAACCTACGACGCGACGCTTCACGCGCTCTACGTCATCGACACCGCCGCGTTCGCCCCCGAAGTGGACGTGGGCCTCATCATCGACACCCTCGAGACAAACGGGGGACAGGCTGTTGCGGACATAAAAGACCAAGCAGTCGAAGCGGGCATCGTCACCGAAACGACCATCGAGAGCGGTTCGCCCCACCGAGAGATCCTGCGCTACATCGAGGACAACGACATCGACCTCGTCGTGATGGGGACTCACGGACGAAAAGGACTCGGCCGGTACCTCCTCGGGAGCGTCACCGAAAAAGTCGTCCGCAGCTCGCCGGTCCCGTGCCTCACCGTCCGCATGACCGAGATAGACGACTGA
- a CDS encoding carboxymuconolactone decarboxylase family protein, which yields MATATKRGPSYDETLEDIKETLGIVPGWFEALPSEDVIAEWPTFKRYAVEETEIPAKYRELIGLAVAANLKCPYCVAFHKGAAEMNGATDAELAELFTLASYTARYSAILHAQHYDMDTFMREFEQIGEHLSGS from the coding sequence ATGGCAACAGCAACCAAACGAGGGCCGTCGTACGACGAAACACTCGAGGACATCAAAGAGACGCTTGGCATCGTGCCGGGCTGGTTCGAAGCACTACCATCGGAAGATGTCATCGCTGAGTGGCCCACTTTCAAGCGATACGCTGTAGAAGAGACAGAGATACCAGCAAAATATCGAGAACTGATTGGCCTTGCGGTCGCGGCCAATCTCAAGTGTCCGTACTGCGTGGCCTTCCACAAAGGGGCCGCAGAAATGAACGGAGCAACGGACGCTGAGTTAGCCGAACTGTTCACGCTTGCGAGCTACACGGCTCGCTACAGTGCCATATTGCACGCACAGCACTACGACATGGACACGTTCATGCGCGAGTTCGAACAGATCGGCGAACATCTCTCGGGAAGCTAA
- a CDS encoding nuclear transport factor 2 family protein: MASAIEDHLEISQLKHEYCHLIDDNEYDAWVSLFTEDGSFGRAGEDRAEGEKGLQYFATEIFDEMYDHTAHLLMNPVIDVAGDEATGRWYVLLMYTDSEGTQQWMQGRYEDEFERVDGEWKLSAVTVVPQTSGSL; encoded by the coding sequence ATGGCATCAGCTATCGAAGACCATCTCGAAATCAGTCAGCTCAAACACGAATACTGCCATCTCATCGACGACAACGAGTACGACGCGTGGGTCTCGCTGTTCACCGAAGACGGCTCGTTCGGGCGGGCGGGAGAAGACCGGGCAGAAGGCGAGAAAGGGCTCCAGTACTTCGCAACCGAAATTTTCGATGAGATGTACGACCACACCGCCCACCTGCTCATGAACCCCGTCATCGACGTGGCGGGCGACGAGGCGACCGGTCGCTGGTATGTGTTGCTCATGTACACCGATAGCGAGGGTACCCAACAGTGGATGCAAGGGCGCTACGAAGACGAGTTCGAGCGCGTCGATGGCGAGTGGAAGCTGTCTGCGGTGACGGTTGTTCCACAGACGAGTGGGTCGCTCTAA
- a CDS encoding cold shock domain-containing protein, with the protein MAKGKVDFFNDTGGYGFIKTDDADDDVFFHMEDVGGPDLEEGTEVEFDIEQADKGPRAKNVTRL; encoded by the coding sequence ATGGCGAAAGGTAAAGTCGACTTCTTCAACGACACCGGCGGCTACGGTTTCATCAAGACGGACGACGCAGACGACGACGTATTCTTCCACATGGAAGACGTCGGCGGCCCGGACCTCGAAGAGGGGACCGAAGTCGAGTTCGACATCGAGCAGGCCGACAAAGGCCCTCGCGCGAAGAACGTCACCCGCCTGTAA